A genomic stretch from Photobacterium atrarenae includes:
- the hslV gene encoding ATP-dependent protease subunit HslV: protein MTTIVSVRRNGKVVIAGDGQVSLGNTVMKGNARKVRRLYNNKVLAGFAGGTADAFTLFERFERKLEMHQGHLMKAAVELAKDWRTDRMLRRLEALLAVADETCSLIITGNGDVVQPENDLISIGSGGNFAQAAATALLENTDLDAREIAEKSLKIAGDICVFTNQFHTIEELESK from the coding sequence GTGACCACAATCGTATCTGTACGTCGAAACGGTAAAGTCGTTATTGCCGGTGATGGCCAGGTTTCCCTGGGCAACACCGTGATGAAAGGTAACGCTCGCAAAGTGCGCCGTTTATACAACAATAAAGTACTGGCAGGCTTTGCCGGCGGTACAGCGGACGCCTTCACCCTATTCGAGCGTTTCGAGCGCAAGCTGGAAATGCACCAGGGCCACCTGATGAAAGCCGCCGTCGAACTGGCCAAAGACTGGCGCACCGACCGCATGCTGCGACGCCTGGAAGCCCTGCTGGCTGTCGCCGATGAAACTTGCTCGCTGATCATTACCGGGAACGGCGATGTGGTGCAGCCGGAAAATGATCTGATATCGATCGGCTCCGGCGGCAACTTCGCCCAGGCCGCAGCCACCGCACTGCTGGAAAATACCGATCTCGATGCCCGGGAGATTGCCGAGAAGTCGCTGAAGATCGCTGGTGATATCTGCGTCTTCACCAACCAGTTCCATACCATCGAAGAACTTGAGAGCAAGTAA